The genomic stretch cattaatccacaacagtcagtttagatgcacagaacagaacagaacagagcagaacgtaccgaaccgccagcaaaatcccggtccagctcgtgccgctgcaggtataaatccgcttgtttcttcaggtatgtcgtgggcttgagctctgcagtgattggctctggtgcgcacgtggccacggtgtgcagtgattggctctggtgcgcacgtgactgtggtggctctggtggacaatgctcggcggaatttgtaaagcatttatgaaataatttattcacggtatcattgcagtccaaacaaatgcttagatgcacaccactgaaccacgcagcagccatgttgaaagtctcgggtcagtctgatcctgatccgcagagatatttgaccaacagacacatacacacacacagacagacagagattccttgtatttatagatagatgcaGGTTTGACAAAAAGATCATCTGTATTCAACAATACATAATATCATTCATATCATTCAATTCAAATATATACATCTAGAAATCTGATACCACAGTGATCTGATTCTATACCACAGTATTCCAGCTCTACAAGTATTCAAcagtaagaaaaaagaaatctaacAAATTTccaaaaaatgaaacataaacagAACATCATAATTTGAATGAGTACCCTCCATATGCAGTTCCTCATTAAGAAGAAAgaacaaatcctcacattttttCAGCAGGAGGGCTTGAGGCTGTGACGAACAATGTTTGCCAATATAAAATTGACTGTATCAGTCAATTTAATATCACAGCATTTTAACTctgaaaatattaaatgttaaaagaaaataaaaatctaacattttttaaaaataaacatgaaacataCTGAGTAAAAAGTGACTTAGGAGAGATTAATTAAACGATGTAAAGTTAAAAAAATCTTCATTAAAAGAACTTCACCAATTAAGACCTCAGATTCCCTTTTAGTAAAAGGCACTGTCCATTATTGAGGTATATGTGAGGAAATTCTTGATCTAAGTATTCAGATTTCAAGTGAAACTTTGAATTTCTCTTTGAAGAGAATTATGAACTGTATGCTATCAGTTAATTACAGTTAAAGCAAATGAAACAGCATACCTGAAATCTTAAGTATTGGCTCAATTGCCTCGAGGCCTGCTGTTTTGTGGTCAAATCTACTGTTGGGAAAACCAAACACAGTCTTTACAAGCAACTCCAAAGTTTATTATCACCAACACAGATAGTCCTCTTTGCAATAAATCTGATTAGAAAGGAACAGTTTTTCAACTTCAGGTGTTCAGAGCAGTCCTGCAAAACTAGGTGGCACCCAGGGTGGATCAGCACCGGACAAAGTACCTGTAGAAAACTACTACAAAATGACTCTTCATTCTGTAAAAACCTTGTCCTGTATGATTGGGGCCTAATAGGGTAACTTATGTTAACTGTATAGCCACTTCCTAAAACAGTTACATAAAAATGATTATCAAAGAAAAGGGATATGTCGTTGCACTTAATTTTACAAGTACACAtgatagtagtagtagtatagtaatagtaataacaCATAATTAGCCaaactttgtatcaaattagacaCAAACTGAAAATATGATTTTAACTCAATTAGAAACCAGATAGGCTATCCTCATACACTATTACACAGTATTTGTCAAAAGTATGCAATTAGCAATCAATCACAATGCAATATCAGAtccaaaatgtatcaaatagaTGTTATTTTATCCCTACTAAATGacatattattattgttagttttgtctaatttgatatGAAGCACTGCATATTACATGTTCTTTGTGTGCTCCAAAATAAAGTGTGAATGCAGGCAGCCAAGGAAACGAATGGTGAACCCACAGTGTTGAGAGCTAATTTCAGCTAGTGATCAATTTCAATGATGGACAATATACCACTATTTTGCCACCAAAACAAGACAGTGTACCTCATACACTGCCCTAGTTAGTTTGGAGAACATACcacagctttttcttttatcaaataaataataataaataataaaacataaataaaaaaaaaaaaaaaaaacattttgtcctgAAGATTGTGAAAGTGGGTGTTTCATTTGCAAGATCCAATATTTCTGCATCACACAATTAAGACACAGTTTGGCCTATTTGCCCACCCTCTTTATGTAAGTGTTTGCAAGTAAATTCCTGTTGAAATTTGCAATTTATTGCATATTACTCATTTTCATACCGAATGTTGTAGGCCACAGGTCCTTCCATGGTGAATCCAAGGTAGAATGATACGTCCTCTCGGCTGTTTCCGCTTCGAATATCACCCAGGTAAACTGGACGCACTGGGATTTTTAGGTTGCCACCATAGTAAACACAAATTTCACCATTTTGTGACTTTCCTTTAATCCTCAACAGCTTCTTCTGGACCTCTGGCTCATTCCATGCTGCACCACTCTGCCACAGGTGGTGCAGGTTTTGTGGTTGACTTCTTTGGCCACTGAAAGAGGCTTGCTGCCCTGAAACATTGGTCAGAATTTGATCAAGCTTCATCCTGGAAACTATTCGTCTGAGTCCACTTGATTTCCCAAGCAAGAAATGAGCAACAGGACTCCGTGCTGGAAACATGTGAGAGAAGCGTCGATGAAAAGATTTCTTGGCTGATGTGACATACACGCTGATATTTTTGTATGTTGCTGAGCTTTCAAGCCTTTGGTCCTGAGTAGGCCACATTAGTAACATGGAGAGGTAATACAGCTCTGTCAAATTTGAATGAGTACCCTCTTCTTGCACTGCCTCATTGAGAAGACGGACCAGCTCCTCATATTTTTTCACCAGTTTGCCAGAGGGCTTGAGGCTGTGAAGAACAATGTTTGCCAAGATGAAGCTGACTGTATCTGACACATATCGACGGGGTGAGTTGTCAGATATAAACTGCCATTTTTGGAGAATGTGCTCCATTTCACTTGGGCCTTTGTCATACAAGCACTGCAGAAGTCCGGCAAACGTATCTGCTCGTTTAATTTCAAGATAGCACTTCTGGTCTATTAACTCCTGACTGAGACTGAGTTTAGGGTTGCTGGCTTTTTCAGatgctttttcttcctctgaaaTCCTAAACATTTGCATGTATTTTCTGAAGTACTCAGAAATCTTTcgtttgtttctttcatcaacTGTCTCCCTTTCTTGTGACCTTGGTTTTAAGTATGTGTAGTAGTTCTCAAAGAAGTTGAAGATTTCCTTAAGCCTTGGCTTCAAAGAGACCAAAAATCGCTCATTGTCTGCCAGGACAGCAACAAACTGGTTAAATAATGTGTTGCTTGAATCATTTAAACTGCTCACTGGTCCACCTTTGAGGAATTGTAGCATTGTATCCCTCTTATGTCTGTCTCTGAAAACAGGTAGCTTTGTAATGACATCAAGGAGGTTTATCATGACTTCTGTCTCACCAACATAGCCTGATGTGTTGTAGGActtctgcctttttttgttgtgtatATCTAATACATCTAATGGATCATCCCTTTTGGCAAGCTCCTGTGAATCCCGGAATGCAGTTACAGCACTGGATGCTAATTTTATGCATTTCTCAAGTGTTTCTGGAGTGATGTCCTCAGAATCGTCAATTTCCTTTTTGAGGTGGCTCTTGTACACTTGCCCGACTGTATCTGCAATGTAGGAATTAGATTTTTTCTCCCGTGCATCCATAGCCCATTTGAGAGCAGAGTCAAATTCTTTCTCTCTCAAGCAGAAATATCTGGCCAATGCTTGTGGCAGTGTTGCACTTTTGTCAAACCTCAATGTGGCCCTTTCTAAGACTTCTTTGATTTTGTCAGGTCCTTCCTCTTCATGTATGGCCTCAATCAGTGGAGAAAACAATGTGTCTTTGTCATCCCCTTGTTGTTTTCGGTGACGTGTGATAAGCATGCTTTGAATGTTTTGGACCAGGAAATCCTTTCCCATGCATGATTTGTAGAGTCTCTCACAATGCAAAATGTTAGCAGTTATCTCTGCCCGAGAAAGGTTGTGTTTCTGGGTAAGAACTTCAAGACACTTACAAGCAATCATTTGGTGTAAGAATCGTACTGCTTGATAGGTACCATGCTCTTCAACAGGGAAAATGATCATCAGTGTTGAATAGGGATTCATCTTATCGTCAAGAGTTTCTTGCTTCCGCAGAGCATTCCTTATCCCAACTAACTCTTCACACAGAGAAAGCGACATATAGGATCCATTGACATAGGTGTTCAGCAATGCTAGGAAGGAGAAAAGCCTACCCTTTTGGGAAGTTGCATCAAGATCTTTGACAATGTTACTCACAATATTTGAGATGTAGTCCTCACTgaaattttttgtcatgatcaTGAACGCATAGAAGGTTTCTGGCTTTTCATGGTTATTCTTGAGTTGTTCAAATTTTTCAGAAAACAACCCCTGTTCTCTGGTTGACAACTTGTTGGTGATGGACACATTTGCAATGCAGCTATTTCTAGTGCTCTCATCAGGGAAACTGGTTCTCTCACAGTTGAGTATGATTGCCATGAGCTGCTTCCTATCACTGGCAGCATTAAGGATGCACTGCTTTAGGCCCTCTACATCATCCCAGTTGTCCACCAAAAGGAGAACAGGTATATACCCTGATTGCTCTTGTTTGCCATATGTCAGCAGGCTTTTGACTTGAGTTGCAGTTTCACTATTTGTTgccatgttgtttttaacaACAGCACATCTGAATTTGCTTCTCAGGTTCCAAAGCACATGCATTGCTAGAGTTGTTCCCCCACATCCAGGGTGATGAAATAGATTGACTATAACACATGGAGTTTTGTAGCTTTCAATAGGAGTTATCAGGTCATATAGCTCATTGTACTTGTCTCGTTTGATGAATGGCAGGCTGCCTTTCATCTCAGAAAGGTAAAAGTTCCACCATGAAACTTGTCCTCCTCTGTAAAAACctgcttctgttttcttcttgaACTCCTGAAAGGAATCCTTTGTTTCAATTTCCGTGTTCTCACATTCATTTTCGCACAAGATGTCCAAAACAGTCATCAACTCTTCATCCTTTGTTTCGAGCAGAATGGAGCTTAAGCCTGTGGATGGCAAGAACCTCCTGGAAGACTGCGTTTGAGGCTCTTTAAGCTTTTTAATGGTGCTCGATATTTCGTTCAGATTCAGTTCATAGATGCATTTGCTGGTGATGTCCTCCTTACATCGACACTCTATCAGCTGCCTCCATTTTTCAAATACGTCACAGTCTTTGCATATGCAAAGCATATTGTCACTCCCTTCCAGTGTGCGATAGATTGCACAGAAAGTCTCCAAAATGGGGCTTGAGATGTCCGTTACTTCTGAGTGAAGAATGAATACCACCAGGAGTCTGTCTTTGGAAAGCAAATCTGGGTTGCAAAGCAGTGAAATCATGTTGTTGATCTCACCAGAGCGTTTTTTAAGCCATTCACTAGGTCCTAGTGGCTTGTCTGTCTCACTGTCTTCATTCACTCTCCCATTGCAGAAAACCCAACTTGTTTGTTTGAACAAGTTCAGCTTTTGCATGATTGCAGTTACACTGTCCTGAGTGGTGTACATGCATGGGTAGTGCAGATTAGCTATGTGTACTGCTTTGTAAAAACTGCATGTTCCACTCACATCAGACTCTGGGTCAAAGTCAAGTACTGCAAACAACTTCATCTCTCTCAGAAAATCCAATTGTTCCAGTTGGCTTGAATGACATTTGTCAGTAACTACAATCACTTGAAGGGAATTCTCAAATGCATCTTTTCCACGAGTTATCAGCTGTTTGAGCCTTTGGCCCTGGTTGCCTTGGGAGGGatatttttcatccttttcctCTGCCTTCTTTCGTGCTGATGCCCAGAGCTTGACTTTATCATTCAAACTTTTTATCTTCTCTTGGACTACCCGAGGATTAGTATCCGCTGAAATATTGATTGACCTTGTGCCCTCCCGGACAAATAGACATTCGGTTTtgctttgttgcttttcttctgCTGATCTAATACTCAGTAAAGTATAGATTATATTATCTTGCATCGCCAAATGACTTGAAATAACATCAACTTCGATCACCCATTTGTCGGAAGAAGTTCCATCTTGGTGGCGAACTTGTATATAACTAGGAGGCCTGATGCACATTCTGGCAGCATTTATGTGCTTTTCTTCAAAATATTCACCCAGACATGACTCAAATGCCTCACTATAGCTACGGAAGGAGGTAATCTTGTGCCCAACTACCTCACCATGTCCCTGTTCTGGCTGGTTGGTTACTCCAAAATGAATAGTGCCATTGGTTCGTGAATTCATGCAGCTGGCAGCAAAGCAACATACTTCTTTTGTGAATTCATATAGGATCTCTTTTTCACTGGCTTCATTTGCACTAGGCAGTAGCTGGTACTCATGG from Sparus aurata chromosome 1, fSpaAur1.1, whole genome shotgun sequence encodes the following:
- the LOC115590502 gene encoding sterile alpha motif domain-containing protein 9-like isoform X1; amino-acid sequence: MDAKKKDQASSSSCLSVKSDSSKDEPPDFSNEERNLQCTKTDRMDANYKTRPTSPTPLSHLSDRSRTPPPYFVSEDKDDRNVTSVTAQFLAGGPQAKTGEHEPALPSLIENWNKEHVKDWLIFKLRVRHEIAQNLYDQELSGACLVCYEKQDLLELGVPLAPAIQIIRHVERFRRHSETSEPNVRISRSYYEPKEGEGWKSTEMQVVSGNMDENLETETVSSDSGIQSQSSTLEILQEVRTKIRSAIDHKTSNGSHFHTETTDNATFLQLKRPMCQIRPFDSRNHSVLYIEHDILPPAAGPTNLLEPVHEYQLLPSANEASEKEILYEFTKEVCCFAASCMNSRTNGTIHFGVTNQPEQGHGEVVGHKITSFRSYSEAFESCLGEYFEEKHINAARMCIRPPSYIQVRHQDGTSSDKWVIEVDVISSHLAMQDNIIYTLLSIRSAEEKQQSKTECLFVREGTRSINISADTNPRVVQEKIKSLNDKVKLWASARKKAEEKDEKYPSQGNQGQRLKQLITRGKDAFENSLQVIVVTDKCHSSQLEQLDFLREMKLFAVLDFDPESDVSGTCSFYKAVHIANLHYPCMYTTQDSVTAIMQKLNLFKQTSWVFCNGRVNEDSETDKPLGPSEWLKKRSGEINNMISLLCNPDLLSKDRLLVVFILHSEVTDISSPILETFCAIYRTLEGSDNMLCICKDCDVFEKWRQLIECRCKEDITSKCIYELNLNEISSTIKKLKEPQTQSSRRFLPSTGLSSILLETKDEELMTVLDILCENECENTEIETKDSFQEFKKKTEAGFYRGGQVSWWNFYLSEMKGSLPFIKRDKYNELYDLITPIESYKTPCVIVNLFHHPGCGGTTLAMHVLWNLRSKFRCAVVKNNMATNSETATQVKSLLTYGKQEQSGYIPVLLLVDNWDDVEGLKQCILNAASDRKQLMAIILNCERTSFPDESTRNSCIANVSITNKLSTREQGLFSEKFEQLKNNHEKPETFYAFMIMTKNFSEDYISNIVSNIVKDLDATSQKGRLFSFLALLNTYVNGSYMSLSLCEELVGIRNALRKQETLDDKMNPYSTLMIIFPVEEHGTYQAVRFLHQMIACKCLEVLTQKHNLSRAEITANILHCERLYKSCMGKDFLVQNIQSMLITRHRKQQGDDKDTLFSPLIEAIHEEEGPDKIKEVLERATLRFDKSATLPQALARYFCLREKEFDSALKWAMDAREKKSNSYIADTVGQVYKSHLKKEIDDSEDITPETLEKCIKLASSAVTAFRDSQELAKRDDPLDVLDIHNKKRQKSYNTSGYVGETEVMINLLDVITKLPVFRDRHKRDTMLQFLKGGPVSSLNDSSNTLFNQFVAVLADNERFLVSLKPRLKEIFNFFENYYTYLKPRSQERETVDERNKRKISEYFRKYMQMFRISEEEKASEKASNPKLSLSQELIDQKCYLEIKRADTFAGLLQCLYDKGPSEMEHILQKWQFISDNSPRRYVSDTVSFILANIVLHSLKPSGKLVKKYEELVRLLNEAVQEEGTHSNLTELYYLSMLLMWPTQDQRLESSATYKNISVYVTSAKKSFHRRFSHMFPARSPVAHFLLGKSSGLRRIVSRMKLDQILTNVSGQQASFSGQRSQPQNLHHLWQSGAAWNEPEVQKKLLRIKGKSQNGEICVYYGGNLKIPVRPVYLGDIRSGNSREDVSFYLGFTMEGPVAYNIRYENE